A portion of the Bacteroidota bacterium genome contains these proteins:
- a CDS encoding flavin reductase family protein, with translation MILDPKKLSPKEVYHLLTGAIVPRPIAIVTTMNADGKVNTAPYSFFNAVTSSPPLLMISAERKNGAMKHTAENILRTKEFVVNIVTERLLGSMTAASADIPPEVAELEQGTLPYAPSTSLKTPRIQEAPVSLECILHRHLELGDEPADVIIGEIVRFHVSDEVYRDGMIDPHVLRPIARMGGNYYAEIELLFESKRFRIAKKTP, from the coding sequence ATGATTCTTGACCCAAAAAAACTTTCTCCGAAGGAAGTGTATCATCTTCTGACCGGCGCCATTGTCCCCCGCCCGATCGCCATCGTCACCACGATGAACGCCGACGGCAAGGTCAATACTGCCCCGTACAGTTTCTTTAACGCCGTCACTTCGTCCCCCCCGTTGTTGATGATCTCAGCGGAACGGAAAAACGGAGCGATGAAGCACACGGCGGAGAACATTCTGCGGACGAAAGAGTTTGTCGTCAACATTGTGACGGAGCGATTGCTGGGGTCGATGACCGCCGCATCGGCAGACATTCCTCCGGAGGTTGCAGAGCTTGAGCAAGGCACACTTCCCTACGCTCCAAGCACAAGCCTCAAGACGCCGAGAATTCAAGAAGCGCCGGTAAGCCTCGAGTGCATTTTACATCGTCACCTCGAATTAGGGGACGAACCTGCTGACGTTATCATCGGGGAAATTGTCAGGTTCCACGTAAGCGATGAGGTGTATCGAGATGGGATGATCGACCCGCATGTCTTGCGGCCGATTGCGCGGATGGGGGGAAATTATTACGCAGAGATCGAACTTCTGTTCGAGAGTAAGCGGTTCAGGATCGCGAAGAAGACGCCGTGA
- a CDS encoding PorV/PorQ family protein has translation MRECRIAQNKKNRISPSALVFALVLGSSAAFAQLVPNLGGQRVGISAYQFLKIGADSRGSSMGEAYVAVVNDVSALFWNPAALVNSETNPAIVRDTAASANDLAYRGQAIFSHTDWLVGVQHEFFGASYFLTTNDAVGIAATSLHTDPMSVTTETQPTGTGNYFTYGDVAIAATYSRRMTDQFSFGATVRYVRETIDVLHMDGVLIDLGTFYYLGLGTSRFAVVVSNFGANVHPVGMVTREDGTTVNNFQSFSPPTMFRLGYAVEPWLDAQNRLTVSLQLNHPNDNAENISFGAEYAYDRMFFVRVGVKRTVGESFLGASTSTAQDFSAGAGVLIPLGITTASLDYAFANYNDLGAVNRITVSVTY, from the coding sequence ATGAGAGAATGTAGAATCGCACAGAACAAAAAAAACCGGATTTCACCAAGCGCGCTGGTCTTCGCATTGGTGCTTGGGTCTTCTGCGGCCTTTGCGCAGCTCGTCCCGAATTTAGGGGGGCAGCGTGTCGGGATATCGGCGTATCAATTCTTGAAGATCGGCGCTGACTCGCGGGGTTCGTCCATGGGAGAGGCCTACGTCGCGGTTGTCAACGACGTGTCGGCGCTTTTCTGGAACCCGGCAGCCCTCGTGAATTCTGAAACGAACCCGGCAATCGTCCGGGATACCGCCGCCTCGGCGAACGACCTTGCGTACCGGGGACAGGCGATCTTTTCTCACACCGACTGGCTTGTCGGCGTTCAACACGAATTTTTCGGCGCCAGTTATTTCCTTACGACGAACGATGCGGTCGGAATTGCGGCAACCTCGCTCCACACCGACCCCATGAGCGTGACGACCGAGACGCAACCGACCGGTACAGGGAACTATTTTACGTACGGCGACGTGGCGATCGCCGCCACTTATTCGCGGAGGATGACCGATCAATTCAGCTTCGGTGCGACCGTTCGGTATGTGCGCGAAACGATCGACGTGCTGCATATGGACGGCGTCCTTATCGACCTTGGGACTTTTTATTATCTCGGACTCGGCACTTCGCGGTTCGCCGTTGTCGTCTCCAACTTCGGCGCGAATGTTCATCCGGTTGGCATGGTCACCCGCGAGGACGGCACAACCGTCAACAACTTCCAGTCGTTCTCGCCGCCGACGATGTTCCGTCTCGGCTACGCTGTGGAACCGTGGCTAGACGCACAGAACCGGCTGACGGTTTCCCTGCAGCTGAACCATCCGAACGACAATGCCGAGAATATCTCGTTCGGCGCGGAGTACGCGTACGACAGGATGTTCTTCGTGCGCGTTGGCGTCAAAAGAACCGTCGGCGAATCGTTCCTCGGCGCTTCGACTTCGACCGCACAGGATTTTTCTGCGGGAGCCGGCGTGCTGATCCCGCTTGGGATCACGACCGCATCTCTTGATTATGCGTTTGCGAACTACAACGACCTCGGCGCAGTGAACCGTATCACTGTTTCCGTCACGTATTGA
- a CDS encoding AMP-binding protein — protein sequence MKTAFELYQSPDIASVQQMIVDAASRYGEKIALEDLKETPIAKVTYRSLLKNILKFGIALQNLGLKERSHVAVISENRVQWGISYLSAMCFNYIIVPIDRNLPINEVLNIIHEADVTAIIFSDAFDSVFRERKSSLKNLKYYISMDLPLAKGGFHSMRELIEKSPGCREDDMPAIHPDEPAEIIFTSGSLGRAKGVMLSQKNLASNLMAMVRMFRIYSEDRFLSVLPMHHTYECTCGFLCPLYGGASAHYARSLKTVVEDLQSVRATMLLGVPLLFDKMFKRIYKTINEKKITSLVIGPLIKVTDVVERVGWKSFKKIVFKEIHRRFGGSIRCFIAGGAAQDPMVAKGLREFGFNFVQGYGLTEASPILTLNRLDQFKDDAAGLPLPGVELLIHDPDAEGVGEVWAKGENIMVGYYKNETATKETFDNGWFKTGDLGRIDEEGFLHICGRKKNVIISKSGKNVYPEEVEDVLNRSPYVLESYVYGEEDAKLDEIIAAQIVVDAEAFIELSELKNVRITPELIHEVIADEVKKANAELPGFKQIKTFKIREQEFEKTTTQKIKRYLVGKN from the coding sequence ATGAAAACTGCTTTTGAACTCTATCAATCGCCGGATATTGCGTCCGTCCAACAGATGATCGTCGACGCCGCATCGCGCTACGGCGAAAAAATCGCCCTTGAAGACCTCAAAGAGACTCCGATCGCAAAGGTCACTTACCGCTCGCTTCTAAAGAACATTCTCAAATTTGGCATTGCGCTCCAGAACCTTGGGCTTAAAGAGCGGAGCCATGTTGCGGTGATCAGCGAGAACAGAGTGCAATGGGGGATCTCGTATCTCAGCGCGATGTGCTTCAACTACATTATCGTTCCGATCGACAGAAACCTCCCGATCAATGAAGTGCTGAACATCATTCATGAAGCGGACGTTACGGCCATTATTTTTTCGGATGCGTTCGATTCGGTCTTCCGGGAGCGGAAGTCATCCCTGAAGAACCTCAAATATTATATCAGCATGGATCTGCCGCTTGCAAAAGGGGGCTTCCATTCCATGAGAGAGCTGATCGAGAAAAGCCCCGGCTGCAGGGAAGACGACATGCCGGCCATCCATCCGGATGAACCGGCTGAGATCATTTTTACCTCCGGGTCGCTCGGAAGGGCGAAAGGGGTGATGCTGAGCCAGAAGAACCTCGCGTCAAACCTAATGGCCATGGTGCGGATGTTCCGGATCTATTCCGAGGACAGGTTCTTGTCGGTTCTTCCGATGCACCATACGTACGAATGCACCTGCGGCTTTTTATGCCCGCTGTACGGCGGCGCGTCCGCGCACTATGCCCGGTCGCTCAAGACCGTCGTTGAAGATCTGCAATCGGTGAGGGCCACAATGCTCCTCGGTGTCCCGCTCCTTTTCGATAAAATGTTCAAGCGGATCTATAAGACGATCAACGAAAAGAAAATTACGTCGCTCGTGATAGGACCGCTTATCAAGGTCACCGACGTCGTTGAGCGCGTCGGGTGGAAGAGCTTTAAGAAGATTGTCTTCAAGGAAATTCACCGCCGGTTCGGCGGTTCGATCCGCTGCTTCATAGCCGGCGGGGCCGCCCAGGATCCGATGGTCGCGAAAGGCCTGCGTGAATTCGGGTTCAATTTTGTCCAGGGATACGGCCTTACTGAGGCGTCTCCCATCCTCACGTTGAACCGTTTGGATCAATTCAAAGATGACGCTGCCGGCCTCCCCTTGCCGGGCGTTGAACTCCTTATTCATGACCCGGATGCCGAGGGGGTCGGCGAGGTTTGGGCGAAGGGGGAAAACATCATGGTCGGATACTATAAGAATGAAACGGCGACAAAGGAGACCTTCGATAACGGATGGTTCAAGACGGGAGATCTTGGGCGCATCGATGAAGAGGGTTTTCTGCATATCTGCGGCAGAAAAAAGAACGTCATCATTTCGAAAAGCGGTAAGAATGTCTATCCCGAAGAAGTTGAGGACGTCCTGAACCGGAGCCCGTACGTCCTTGAATCATACGTGTATGGCGAAGAGGATGCAAAGCTGGATGAGATCATTGCCGCCCAGATCGTCGTCGATGCGGAGGCTTTCATTGAGCTTTCCGAACTGAAAAATGTCAGGATCACTCCCGAACTTATTCACGAGGTGATCGCTGACGAGGTGAAGAAGGCCAACGCGGAACTTCCGGGGTTCAAGCAGATCAAAACGTTCAAGATCCGCGAGCAGGAATTTGAGAAAACCACGACCCAGAAGATCAAACGCTATCTCGTCGGGAAGAACTAA